In one window of Tachypleus tridentatus isolate NWPU-2018 chromosome 2, ASM421037v1, whole genome shotgun sequence DNA:
- the LOC143236738 gene encoding uncharacterized protein LOC143236738, translated as MDLGAYDECINIIVRSGRDEKGKEELFRGKYCLIEAHPPLPRKPEQVVSKTHVLNESLFDNNIFSEISKSAQYFYYLSFMFGVCVPSTCTDEDVGEIVKNVESFIFSKTAVSSCHVKEPFRLSKSQIAVM; from the exons ATGGACCTTGGAGCCTACGATGAATGCATAAATATAATTGTACGAAGTGGGAGAGATGAAAAGGGGAAGGAAGAGTTGTTTAGAGGGAAGTATTGTTTGATTGAAGCACATCCACCACTTCCCCGCAAACCAGAACAAGTGGTATCAAAAACCCATGTCCTTAACGAGTCATTGTTTGATAACAAC atattttcagaaataagcAAATCTGCCCAGTACTTCTATTACTTGAGTTTCATGTTCGGAGTCTGTGTGCCATCTACATGTACTGATGAAGATGTGGGAGAAATAGTAAAAAATG TGGAAAGTTTTATCTTCTCAAAAACAGCTGTTTCTAGTTGCCACGTGAAAGAACCATTTCGTCTAAGTAAGTCCCAGATTGCAGTGATGTAA